The following coding sequences are from one Geothrix sp. window:
- a CDS encoding methylated-DNA--[protein]-cysteine S-methyltransferase translates to MILWHYELNTPMGPMRAAFDGRGRLLELVLEGFDPRKTSPLPPREQREAKRFLDRQIDAYLAGTLRTFTVPLDPQGRPSHLRIWDTVRTIPYGQTRQPSDFAAWLGLDEEVVVMACASNPIALLIPAHRVVLPGEGPLPKALRDLESGLGWRKPGA, encoded by the coding sequence ATGATCCTCTGGCACTACGAGTTGAACACTCCGATGGGGCCCATGCGGGCCGCCTTTGATGGCCGGGGGCGGCTTCTGGAGCTGGTGCTGGAAGGCTTCGACCCCCGCAAGACCAGTCCCCTCCCGCCCAGGGAACAGCGGGAGGCCAAGCGGTTCCTGGATCGCCAGATCGATGCCTACCTGGCCGGCACCCTCCGCACCTTCACGGTTCCGCTCGACCCCCAGGGCAGGCCCTCCCACCTGCGGATCTGGGACACGGTGCGCACCATCCCCTACGGCCAGACCCGGCAACCCTCGGATTTCGCAGCCTGGCTGGGACTCGACGAGGAGGTGGTGGTGATGGCCTGTGCCAGCAATCCCATCGCCCTCCTGATCCCCGCCCACAGGGTGGTCCTGCCGGGCGAGGGCCCCCTGCCCAAGGCCCTGCGGGACCTCGAATCGGGCCTGGGCTGGCGCAAGCCCGGGGCGTGA
- a CDS encoding methylated-DNA--[protein]-cysteine S-methyltransferase, with translation MPGSFHPIVSPVGDLGAVFDDEGKLLQLIRFHGAPPPEPPGPAPKCLPFLKRQLESYFSGNLRDFNIPTHVEGTDFQRRVWKELLKIPYGQAISYLELARRLGDEKCIRAAARANGANPISILIPCHRVIGSDGSLVGYGGGLDMKEFLLRLEGVLPKSPPQPRLPLTWD, from the coding sequence ATGCCTGGTTCCTTCCATCCCATCGTTTCACCCGTCGGGGACCTGGGAGCCGTCTTTGATGACGAAGGGAAGCTGCTCCAGCTCATCCGGTTCCATGGGGCGCCACCCCCGGAACCTCCGGGCCCGGCCCCGAAGTGCCTCCCCTTCCTGAAGCGCCAGCTGGAGTCCTATTTCTCCGGCAACCTCCGGGACTTCAACATCCCCACCCACGTGGAGGGCACCGACTTCCAGCGGCGGGTCTGGAAGGAACTCCTGAAAATCCCCTACGGCCAGGCGATCTCCTACCTGGAACTGGCCCGCCGCCTGGGCGATGAGAAGTGCATCCGCGCCGCTGCCCGGGCCAACGGCGCCAACCCCATCTCCATCCTGATCCCCTGCCATCGCGTCATCGGCTCGGATGGTTCCCTCGTGGGCTATGGTGGTGGCCTGGACATGAAGGAGTTCCTCCTCCGCCTCGAAGGCGTGCTGCCGAAGTCCCCCCCCCAGCCGCGGCTGCCCCTCACCTGGGATTGA
- a CDS encoding DNA-3-methyladenine glycosylase 2 gives MRWSDEHLYERILAKDASFNGRVLTGVLTTGIYCLPSCPARKPLAINVRFFPDEPAAQAAGLRPCKRCRPDAFYRGEDADLARLESALAQAVADPAAFPEVEALAEAAGVGVTKLKDLFRDHVHLQPAAFLQRIRIQSACVRLAAGQGELTDLAMDSGYESASGFHEAFRRQTGLSPGAFRTMLGSDHFTLSMPAGLRVQDVLAFHGRDGQSVSERVDGKRLHKAFLCEGKPSVLSLAFQEEAVDVSLQGATGPAAMATAHGAALRLLGWQGDPSAFETAHPRLARGREGLRVLLTLDPFEALVWAILGQQVNLAFAYALRRDLIRLAGDPVEGGLFAHPDAARIAGLQVEELLALRFSRRKAEYLLHAAAEVASGRLLLEGRTTATGLARDLLALRGCGPWTAQYALMRGFGFRDCVPVGDAGLTLALQRWFKLDTRPDAAETLRLMAPFAPHRSLATFHLWSSLKGTPA, from the coding sequence ATGCGCTGGTCGGATGAGCACCTCTACGAACGGATCCTGGCGAAGGACGCCTCCTTCAACGGCAGGGTCCTGACGGGCGTCCTCACCACCGGGATCTACTGCCTGCCCTCCTGCCCCGCCCGGAAACCCCTGGCCATCAACGTGCGGTTCTTTCCGGACGAACCGGCCGCCCAGGCTGCGGGGCTCCGTCCCTGCAAGCGCTGCCGCCCCGATGCCTTCTACCGGGGCGAGGATGCTGACCTGGCCCGACTGGAATCCGCCCTGGCCCAGGCCGTGGCGGACCCGGCCGCCTTTCCCGAGGTCGAGGCCCTGGCCGAGGCGGCCGGCGTGGGCGTCACGAAGCTGAAGGACCTGTTCCGCGATCATGTCCACCTCCAGCCCGCGGCATTCCTCCAGCGCATCCGAATCCAGTCGGCCTGCGTCCGGCTCGCGGCGGGGCAGGGCGAGCTGACGGACCTGGCCATGGACTCCGGCTACGAAAGCGCGTCGGGGTTCCACGAGGCCTTCCGCCGGCAGACGGGACTGAGCCCCGGCGCCTTCCGCACCATGCTGGGTTCGGACCACTTCACCTTGTCCATGCCCGCAGGCCTGCGGGTGCAGGACGTGCTGGCCTTCCACGGTCGCGATGGCCAGAGCGTGTCCGAGCGTGTGGACGGGAAGCGACTGCACAAGGCCTTCCTCTGCGAAGGCAAGCCTTCCGTGCTCAGCCTGGCCTTTCAGGAAGAGGCCGTGGACGTGTCCCTGCAGGGGGCGACGGGTCCCGCCGCCATGGCGACGGCCCATGGTGCGGCCCTCCGCCTGCTGGGCTGGCAGGGCGATCCCTCCGCCTTCGAAACGGCCCATCCCCGACTGGCGCGGGGCCGTGAGGGACTGCGCGTGTTGCTCACGCTGGATCCCTTCGAGGCCCTGGTGTGGGCGATCCTGGGGCAGCAGGTGAACCTGGCCTTCGCCTACGCCCTGCGCCGTGACCTGATCCGGCTGGCGGGCGACCCAGTAGAAGGCGGCCTCTTCGCCCATCCTGATGCGGCCCGGATCGCCGGGTTGCAGGTCGAGGAGCTCCTGGCCCTGCGCTTCTCCCGCCGCAAGGCCGAGTACCTGCTGCATGCCGCCGCCGAGGTGGCCTCGGGCCGGCTGCTCCTGGAAGGGCGGACCACGGCCACGGGCCTGGCCCGAGACCTGCTCGCCCTGCGGGGCTGCGGGCCCTGGACGGCGCAGTACGCGCTGATGCGGGGCTTCGGTTTCCGCGATTGCGTGCCCGTGGGGGATGCGGGCCTCACTCTGGCCCTGCAGCGCTGGTTCAAGCTCGACACGCGCCCGGATGCCGCGGAGACGCTGCGCCTGATGGCGCCCTTCGCGCCCCACCGCAGCCTCGCCACCTTCCACCTCTGGTCCAGCTTGAAAGGAACTCCCGCATGA
- a CDS encoding methylated-DNA--[protein]-cysteine S-methyltransferase, protein MNGIRLIDTSLGPVQAAFDAEGAVIYLGFADHEFREALLAKVARLGPASRLDAAVVDRLHEQLEAYVSGGRKAFDILFRLHGSPFEQRVWAGLQRIPFGETRSYGQLAAELGDPNLSRAVGRANGANPVSILVPCHRVIGANGTLTGYAGGLAMKERLLRLEGALRPGLFPGDRAPVRAGSLR, encoded by the coding sequence ATGAATGGCATCCGCTTGATCGATACCTCCCTCGGCCCCGTGCAGGCGGCCTTCGACGCCGAGGGCGCCGTGATCTACCTGGGCTTTGCGGATCACGAATTCCGGGAGGCCCTGCTGGCGAAGGTGGCCCGACTGGGCCCCGCATCCCGACTGGATGCCGCCGTGGTGGATCGCCTCCACGAGCAGCTGGAAGCCTATGTCTCGGGAGGGCGCAAGGCCTTCGACATCCTCTTCCGCCTGCACGGCAGTCCCTTCGAACAGCGGGTGTGGGCGGGCCTCCAGCGCATCCCCTTCGGCGAGACCCGCAGCTACGGTCAGCTGGCGGCCGAGCTGGGCGATCCGAACCTCAGCCGCGCCGTGGGTCGGGCCAACGGCGCCAACCCCGTGTCCATCCTGGTGCCCTGCCACCGGGTGATCGGTGCCAATGGCACCCTCACGGGCTACGCAGGCGGACTGGCCATGAAGGAGCGGTTGCTGCGGCTGGAAGGCGCGCTCAGACCCGGACTGTTCCCAGGGGACCGCGCTCCAGTTCGAGCCGGGTCTCTGCGGTAG
- the speD gene encoding adenosylmethionine decarboxylase, whose product MTALGHHLLAEFTGCDAASLADLERVTSAMLQAAEASGATIVTHSFHHFSPHGVSGAVIIAESHLAIHTWPEHGFAAVDFFSCGKVDMDRGLAVLKQAFGATAETRLELERGPLGTVRV is encoded by the coding sequence ATGACGGCCCTGGGCCATCACCTGCTGGCCGAGTTCACCGGCTGCGACGCCGCCTCGCTGGCGGACCTGGAACGGGTCACCTCCGCCATGCTCCAGGCTGCGGAAGCCTCCGGCGCCACCATCGTCACCCACAGCTTCCACCACTTCAGCCCCCATGGCGTGAGCGGCGCCGTGATCATCGCCGAGAGCCACCTGGCCATCCACACCTGGCCCGAACACGGTTTCGCCGCCGTGGATTTCTTCAGCTGCGGCAAGGTGGACATGGACCGGGGCTTGGCGGTGCTGAAGCAGGCTTTCGGCGCTACCGCAGAGACCCGGCTCGAACTGGAGCGCGGTCCCCTGGGAACAGTCCGGGTCTGA
- a CDS encoding class I SAM-dependent RNA methyltransferase, which yields MATVKRKAESGSRKVDAGSGTKKVPPAYRNSPSRKEAWRGPIERLAWGGMGVGRSEDGRLLLLEAPLALFPGEVVEAEVIWKARHGEGRITHWVTRDPRRAQATCPVAESCGGCELWEAGRHTSELKRQMVADLLRRQVGEGVPWTWHPAPDTARRHRIQLHWDGAELGYFKRHSHALVPVTECPAAAQPLSHAIPRLLAALDGRALPARPGRWELSTGTPADTVWATDERGRTWILEPDGWHRNAEPIRHRLGDATLQHEPGAFFQVSPPWAAEAFGGLLKSWEVKGHTLYDLYGGVGLFSAMLGDRFSHRVLVESGETAVAWARRNLEAAGLPAECLVADVAAWVPEGLGVPEDVILLDPPRAGLEATLCDRLATAGAGTLVLVGCDGAAFCRDVKRLSGAWSLDQLAVLDLFPLTSLVECVALMTKRP from the coding sequence ATGGCGACGGTGAAGCGCAAGGCGGAATCAGGCTCCAGAAAGGTCGATGCAGGCTCTGGGACGAAGAAGGTGCCGCCAGCATATCGGAATTCCCCTTCCCGCAAGGAAGCCTGGCGGGGCCCCATCGAACGGCTGGCCTGGGGCGGCATGGGCGTGGGCCGTTCCGAGGATGGCCGCCTGCTGCTGCTGGAGGCACCCCTGGCCCTCTTCCCGGGCGAGGTCGTCGAGGCCGAGGTCATCTGGAAGGCCCGGCACGGCGAAGGCCGCATCACCCACTGGGTCACCCGGGATCCCCGCCGGGCCCAGGCCACCTGCCCCGTCGCGGAGTCCTGCGGCGGCTGCGAGCTGTGGGAGGCGGGCCGGCACACCTCGGAGCTAAAGCGCCAGATGGTCGCTGACCTGCTGCGCCGCCAGGTGGGAGAGGGCGTGCCCTGGACCTGGCACCCGGCCCCGGACACGGCCCGCCGCCATCGCATCCAGCTCCACTGGGACGGCGCGGAGCTGGGCTACTTCAAGCGGCATAGCCACGCCCTGGTCCCGGTCACGGAATGTCCCGCCGCGGCCCAGCCCCTGTCGCATGCGATTCCGCGGCTCCTGGCCGCACTGGATGGCCGCGCCCTGCCCGCCCGCCCCGGCCGCTGGGAGCTGTCCACGGGCACTCCCGCCGACACCGTGTGGGCCACCGACGAGCGGGGACGCACCTGGATCCTGGAGCCGGATGGCTGGCACCGCAACGCCGAGCCCATCCGCCACCGCCTGGGTGACGCCACCTTGCAGCATGAGCCCGGCGCCTTCTTCCAGGTCAGCCCGCCCTGGGCCGCGGAGGCCTTCGGTGGCCTCCTGAAGTCCTGGGAGGTGAAGGGGCACACCCTGTATGACCTCTACGGCGGAGTCGGCCTCTTCTCGGCCATGCTGGGCGACCGCTTCAGCCATCGGGTCCTGGTCGAATCCGGCGAAACGGCCGTGGCCTGGGCCCGGCGCAACCTGGAGGCCGCAGGGCTTCCCGCCGAATGCCTGGTGGCGGATGTGGCGGCCTGGGTGCCCGAAGGCCTGGGCGTTCCGGAGGATGTGATCCTCCTGGACCCGCCACGGGCGGGGCTCGAAGCAACCCTCTGCGACCGCCTCGCCACCGCGGGCGCCGGCACCCTGGTGCTGGTGGGCTGCGATGGCGCGGCCTTCTGCCGCGACGTGAAGCGCCTGTCCGGGGCCTGGAGCCTCGATCAGCTGGCCGTGCTCGATCTCTTCCCCCTCACCAGCCTCGTGGAGTGCGTGGCCCTGATGACGAAGCGCCCATGA
- a CDS encoding HD domain-containing phosphohydrolase translates to MRFTVAIPPEHRNTLLDCVAGEMRGALVFVDEAPADVVLGLAGDGQFAGCGTWPGAEAALALTKAGWERAKDRQSMERLHEVGRALVSEQNLDRLLDLILTKARELLKAEAGSIYLLSGEGERRDLLFAHTQNARVKLPFHRIVMPVSDRTLAGFVALTRESLNIRDVYHIPEEAPYRFNDSFDRQAGYRTTSVLVVPMLDTGGQVLGILQLLNRLDDDSAGAGTFSSEDQNLAQSLAGQAAVAVKNAQLRLEIEQLFEGFVAASVTAIEARDPVTSGHSGRVADLTVGLAEAVNATPNGTYGELLFTDRQLREIRYASLLHDFGKVGVREQVLVKAKKLDPSQLELILQRLRQRELEEALDLLSQSWRVGHSFDGDRWEQIIRDRQVETERLMHLIRQSNEPTVMAQEVAEGLGLLETLTFTHWSGERREVVEPESMASLRIRRGSLSEAERLEIESHVTHTFRFLERIPWTKDLAGVPEIAYAHHERLSGRGYPRQLGAAGIPVQSRAMAIADVFDALTARDRPYKGAVPLERSLAILDEEAREGALDRPLLDLFMEAKVFERTVPRG, encoded by the coding sequence TTGCGCTTCACCGTCGCCATCCCCCCAGAGCACCGTAACACCCTCCTGGATTGCGTTGCCGGGGAGATGCGCGGGGCCCTGGTCTTCGTGGATGAGGCCCCGGCGGACGTGGTGCTCGGCCTGGCGGGAGACGGGCAGTTCGCGGGCTGCGGGACCTGGCCCGGGGCCGAGGCGGCCCTGGCCCTCACGAAGGCGGGCTGGGAGCGGGCCAAGGATCGGCAATCCATGGAGCGGCTCCACGAGGTGGGCCGGGCCCTGGTCTCAGAGCAGAACCTGGACCGGCTGCTGGACCTCATCCTCACCAAGGCCCGGGAACTGCTCAAGGCCGAGGCCGGCTCCATCTACCTCCTCTCGGGAGAAGGGGAGCGGCGAGACCTGCTCTTCGCCCACACGCAGAACGCCCGGGTGAAGCTGCCCTTCCACCGCATCGTGATGCCGGTCTCCGATCGGACCCTGGCCGGCTTCGTCGCCCTGACCCGCGAGAGCCTGAACATCCGGGACGTCTATCACATCCCGGAGGAAGCCCCCTACCGGTTCAACGACAGCTTCGACCGGCAGGCGGGCTACCGCACGACCTCGGTGCTGGTGGTGCCCATGCTGGACACCGGGGGTCAGGTGCTGGGCATCCTCCAGCTGCTGAACCGCCTGGACGACGATTCCGCAGGCGCCGGAACCTTCTCCTCCGAAGACCAGAACCTGGCCCAGAGTCTGGCCGGCCAGGCCGCCGTGGCCGTGAAGAACGCCCAGCTGCGCCTGGAGATCGAGCAGCTCTTCGAGGGCTTCGTGGCGGCTTCGGTGACGGCCATCGAGGCCCGCGATCCAGTCACCAGTGGCCACTCGGGCCGCGTGGCGGACCTGACCGTGGGCCTGGCCGAGGCGGTCAACGCCACGCCCAACGGGACCTACGGCGAGCTGCTGTTCACAGACCGCCAGCTCCGGGAGATCCGGTACGCCAGCCTGCTCCACGATTTCGGCAAAGTGGGCGTGCGCGAGCAGGTGCTGGTGAAGGCCAAGAAGCTGGACCCCAGCCAGCTGGAGCTCATCCTCCAGCGTCTGCGGCAGCGGGAGCTGGAGGAGGCCCTGGACCTGCTGTCCCAGTCCTGGCGGGTGGGTCATTCCTTCGATGGCGACCGATGGGAGCAGATCATCCGCGACCGCCAGGTGGAGACCGAGCGGCTCATGCACCTCATCCGGCAGAGCAACGAGCCCACGGTCATGGCGCAGGAGGTGGCCGAGGGCCTGGGCCTGCTGGAGACCCTCACCTTCACCCACTGGAGTGGCGAGCGCCGGGAGGTGGTGGAGCCGGAGTCCATGGCCAGCCTGCGGATCCGGCGGGGCAGCCTTTCCGAGGCCGAGCGGCTCGAGATCGAGAGCCACGTCACCCACACCTTCCGGTTCCTGGAGCGCATCCCCTGGACCAAGGACCTGGCGGGCGTGCCGGAGATCGCCTATGCCCACCACGAGCGCCTGAGCGGCCGGGGCTATCCCCGTCAACTCGGGGCCGCCGGAATCCCGGTCCAGAGCCGCGCCATGGCCATCGCCGACGTGTTCGACGCCTTGACCGCCCGGGACCGGCCCTACAAGGGTGCCGTGCCCCTGGAGCGCAGCCTGGCCATCCTGGACGAGGAGGCCCGCGAGGGGGCCCTCGACCGGCCCCTGCTGGACTTGTTCATGGAAGCCAAAGTGTTTGAACGGACTGTGCCTCGGGGCTAA
- the fabZ gene encoding 3-hydroxyacyl-ACP dehydratase FabZ, which yields MSEREPRTIDLQGIMDLLPHRYPILLVDRILDFEPKAWIRGLKNVSFNEAVFQGHFPSRPVFPGVYIVEAMAQTGGCLLMQEYEDRARKVIYFMGIDAVKFRKPVLPGDQLVMEVKVVQFKGRICKMRGEAFVDGQKVAEAEFMSMLMDLAEGEGQ from the coding sequence ATGTCTGAACGCGAACCACGCACAATCGATCTGCAGGGGATCATGGACCTGCTGCCCCACCGCTATCCGATCCTCCTGGTGGACCGGATCCTGGACTTCGAGCCCAAGGCGTGGATCCGGGGCCTGAAGAACGTCAGCTTCAACGAGGCGGTCTTCCAGGGGCACTTCCCCAGCCGGCCGGTGTTCCCGGGCGTCTACATCGTGGAGGCCATGGCTCAGACCGGCGGTTGTCTCCTCATGCAGGAATACGAGGATCGCGCCCGCAAGGTGATCTATTTCATGGGCATCGACGCGGTGAAATTCCGGAAACCCGTGCTCCCCGGCGATCAGCTGGTCATGGAAGTGAAGGTGGTCCAGTTCAAGGGCCGCATCTGCAAGATGCGGGGCGAGGCTTTCGTGGACGGCCAGAAGGTCGCCGAGGCCGAATTCATGTCCATGCTGATGGACCTGGCGGAGGGAGAGGGACAATGA
- the lpxA gene encoding acyl-ACP--UDP-N-acetylglucosamine O-acyltransferase, translating to MSAQIHPSSVVSPEARLGEGVVVGPFCVIEGNAVIGARTLLRSHVVIGPHTEIGEDNDIYPHATLGMGPQDLKFKGAPTRLQVGNRNVIREGCTLHRGTEGGGGLTTMGDDNFLMTGSHVAHDCHVGHKNIFANCATLAGHVEVGDGCNIGAFSAVHQFCRVGHHAFMGGFTVATQDVLPFMKTAGARDTKSYGVNTIGLQRKGFPVEVVEGLKKAHRLLFHAGLLREEAMAQTEKEVGHIAEVVYLLTFIREAKRGVHRG from the coding sequence ATGAGCGCACAGATCCATCCGAGCAGCGTGGTGAGCCCGGAGGCCCGACTGGGCGAGGGGGTCGTCGTGGGCCCCTTCTGTGTCATCGAGGGCAATGCCGTCATCGGTGCCCGTACCCTGCTGCGCAGCCACGTCGTCATCGGCCCCCATACCGAGATCGGTGAGGACAACGACATCTATCCCCATGCCACGCTGGGCATGGGCCCCCAGGACCTGAAGTTCAAGGGTGCCCCCACGCGCCTGCAGGTGGGGAACCGCAACGTGATCCGCGAGGGCTGCACCCTCCACCGGGGCACCGAGGGCGGCGGCGGGCTGACCACCATGGGCGATGACAACTTCCTGATGACGGGCTCGCACGTCGCCCACGACTGCCATGTGGGCCACAAGAACATCTTCGCCAACTGCGCCACGCTGGCGGGGCACGTGGAGGTGGGCGACGGCTGCAACATCGGCGCCTTCTCGGCGGTGCACCAGTTCTGCCGGGTGGGCCACCATGCCTTCATGGGCGGCTTCACCGTGGCCACCCAGGACGTGCTGCCCTTCATGAAGACGGCCGGCGCCCGGGATACCAAGAGCTACGGCGTGAACACCATCGGCCTGCAGCGGAAGGGCTTCCCCGTCGAGGTGGTCGAAGGCCTGAAGAAGGCCCACCGCCTGCTCTTCCACGCGGGGCTCCTGCGGGAAGAGGCCATGGCCCAGACCGAGAAGGAAGTGGGCCACATCGCCGAGGTCGTCTACCTGCTGACCTTCATCCGAGAGGCCAAGCGGGGCGTGCACCGTGGCTGA
- the era gene encoding GTPase Era, with translation MAEPTRRHATLAIIGLPNAGKSTLLNALLGQKLAATSQIPQTTRTRVLGVVDRGDVQLAFLDTPGIHLPKHALNERMMAHVEQALEEADLLLWVVDADDYLGTGEHALAKRLRKLGRPTYLLLNKIDLLSKGRLLEKIATYKDLLPFKEIVPIGAKMGLNLDPLWTILERDATQPGWLHDEEVFTDQTERSLASEFIREKVLRKTREEVPHGVAVLIEQWLEPGHEDYPEDLGPEGVLIAAQILVDRDGHRKILLGSGGEMIKDIRQSAQRELKKLLQRPVRLELFVKVDEGWRDRPERLDRLSI, from the coding sequence GTGGCTGAGCCCACGCGCCGCCACGCGACCCTCGCCATCATCGGCCTTCCCAACGCCGGCAAGTCCACCCTGCTGAACGCCCTGCTGGGCCAGAAGCTGGCGGCCACCAGCCAGATCCCCCAGACCACCCGGACCCGCGTCCTCGGTGTCGTGGATCGCGGTGACGTGCAGCTGGCCTTCCTGGACACCCCCGGCATCCACCTGCCCAAGCACGCCCTCAACGAGCGCATGATGGCCCACGTGGAGCAGGCCCTCGAAGAGGCTGACCTCCTGCTGTGGGTCGTGGACGCGGACGACTACCTGGGCACCGGCGAGCATGCCCTGGCCAAGCGCCTCCGGAAGCTGGGCCGCCCCACCTACCTGCTGCTGAACAAGATCGACCTGTTGTCCAAGGGCCGCCTGCTGGAGAAGATCGCCACTTACAAGGACCTGCTCCCCTTCAAGGAGATCGTCCCCATCGGCGCCAAGATGGGCCTGAACCTGGACCCCCTCTGGACCATCCTGGAGCGGGATGCGACCCAGCCCGGCTGGCTCCACGACGAGGAGGTCTTCACGGACCAGACCGAGCGCTCCCTGGCCTCCGAGTTCATCCGGGAGAAGGTGCTCCGCAAGACCCGCGAGGAAGTGCCCCACGGCGTGGCGGTGCTCATCGAGCAGTGGCTGGAGCCGGGCCATGAGGACTATCCCGAGGATCTCGGCCCCGAGGGCGTCCTCATCGCGGCCCAGATCCTGGTGGATCGGGATGGCCACCGCAAGATCCTCCTGGGCAGCGGCGGCGAGATGATCAAGGACATCCGCCAGAGCGCCCAGCGCGAGCTGAAGAAGCTGCTCCAGCGTCCCGTGCGCCTGGAGCTCTTCGTGAAGGTGGACGAGGGCTGGCGAGACCGGCCGGAACGGCTGGACCGATTGTCCATCTAG
- a CDS encoding carbonic anhydrase, translating to MQKLVQGIHHFQTQIFSSHKELFERLDQDQTPETLFITCSDSRISPNLITQTQPGELFILRNVGNLIPPYESMGGMAAGIEFAVASLQVKDIIICGHSNCGAMKALLEPETVGELPATKAWLAHARTTERIIWESYGHLKGNELLHATVEENVLVQLENLRRHPAVAKAMANGMLHLHAWYYKIETGEVFAFDPGRGQYVSVTGTEGLAPLNEEHRATDLSI from the coding sequence ATGCAGAAGCTCGTCCAAGGCATCCACCACTTCCAGACCCAGATCTTCAGCTCCCACAAAGAGCTGTTCGAGCGTCTGGACCAGGACCAGACCCCCGAGACGCTGTTCATCACCTGCTCGGACTCGCGCATCAGTCCGAACCTGATCACGCAGACCCAGCCCGGGGAGCTCTTCATTCTCCGCAACGTGGGGAACCTGATCCCGCCCTACGAAAGCATGGGCGGCATGGCGGCCGGCATCGAGTTCGCCGTGGCCAGCCTCCAGGTGAAGGACATCATCATCTGCGGCCACTCCAACTGCGGGGCCATGAAGGCCCTGCTGGAACCCGAGACGGTGGGCGAGCTGCCGGCCACCAAGGCTTGGCTGGCCCATGCCCGGACCACCGAACGCATCATCTGGGAGAGCTACGGGCACCTCAAGGGCAACGAGCTGCTCCACGCCACGGTGGAGGAGAACGTCCTCGTCCAGCTGGAGAACCTGCGCCGACACCCCGCGGTGGCCAAGGCCATGGCGAACGGCATGCTGCATCTCCACGCCTGGTACTACAAGATCGAGACCGGGGAAGTCTTCGCCTTCGATCCCGGGCGTGGGCAATACGTCTCGGTCACCGGCACGGAGGGCCTCGCCCCGCTGAACGAGGAACACCGGGCGACGGATCTCTCGATTTAG
- a CDS encoding ABC transporter ATP-binding protein, whose protein sequence is MSDAPLIRLTNITKVYQMGDMEVRALDGVSMEIARGEYVAIMGPSGSGKSTMMNVIGCLDTPTDGTYELNGKLASAMTDDNLAQIRNEEIGFVFQTFNLLARTTSLQNVELPLIYAGKTPAERHEMAQKALENVGLGTRSDHMPNQLSGGQRQRVAIARALVNDPSILLADEPTGALDSKTSIEIMALFEELYQKGNTIILVTHEEDIARHAHRIVKLRDGKIIHDEPNTPITPEEHLANLSL, encoded by the coding sequence ATGTCCGACGCCCCCCTGATCCGACTCACTAACATCACCAAGGTCTATCAGATGGGTGATATGGAAGTGCGGGCCCTGGACGGTGTGTCCATGGAGATCGCCCGTGGGGAGTACGTGGCCATCATGGGGCCCTCGGGCTCCGGCAAATCCACGATGATGAACGTCATCGGCTGCCTGGACACCCCCACCGATGGCACCTATGAGCTGAATGGCAAGCTGGCCTCGGCCATGACGGACGACAACCTGGCCCAGATCCGCAACGAGGAGATCGGCTTCGTCTTCCAGACCTTCAACCTCCTGGCCCGCACCACCTCGCTGCAGAACGTGGAGCTGCCCCTGATCTACGCGGGCAAGACCCCCGCCGAGCGGCACGAGATGGCCCAGAAGGCCCTGGAGAACGTGGGCCTCGGCACCCGCAGCGACCACATGCCCAACCAGCTCTCCGGTGGTCAGCGCCAGCGCGTGGCCATCGCCCGGGCCCTGGTGAACGACCCCTCCATCCTCCTGGCGGACGAGCCCACGGGCGCCCTGGACTCCAAGACCAGCATCGAGATCATGGCCTTGTTCGAGGAGTTGTACCAGAAGGGCAACACCATCATCCTCGTGACCCACGAGGAGGACATCGCCCGCCATGCCCACCGCATCGTGAAGCTGCGCGACGGCAAGATCATCCACGATGAGCCGAACACCCCGATCACCCCCGAAGAGCACCTGGCCAACCTGAGCCTATAG